A genome region from Camelina sativa cultivar DH55 chromosome 10, Cs, whole genome shotgun sequence includes the following:
- the LOC104717599 gene encoding putative F-box protein At4g21240, whose amino-acid sequence MKEHVTLSKPIEMSKYVVSFLGYDPTENTYKLLSLAEGLGCRDTYQKPQILTLGSQEAWRVTENSPLHYFKGFGYSINGVVYYKANISRKSIEIVIMSFDVRSEQFKSLQIPGHVAGSTLDNLIHESIMSYQGKLAWVCNNFDFIKIWVLQDADKQEWSYKDNIIPLPQRDLLRSATLKVATDTGEFIYLRMKLKFKDISAFYYDPVRKSVRSVKALEYDTFRRFYGSCNEPMYCLEPIPDHIESLMSLKDICSPFV is encoded by the coding sequence ATGAAAGAGCATGTAACCTTGTCCAAGCCTATTGAAATGTCTAAGTACGTAGTAAGCTTTTTAGGATATGATCCTACGGAGAATACATACAAGCTACTTTCGTTGGCAGAAGGTCTTGGGTGTCGGGACACATATCAAAAGCCACAAATTCTTACACTGGGCAGTCAAGAAGCGTGGAGGGTGACTGAGAATAGCCCTCTACattattttaaaggttttggGTATTCCATCAACGGAGTTGTGTATTATAAGGCAAATATATCACGTAAGAGCATTGAGATAGTCATTATGAGTTTTGATGTGAGGTCTGAACAGTTCAAATCACTCCAAATACCTGGCCACGTCGCTGGATCAACGCTTGATAACTTGATTCATGAATCTATAATGAGTTACCAAGGAAAATTAGCATGGGTTTgcaataattttgattttatcaaGATATGGGTTTTGCAGGATGCTGATAAACAAGAATGGTCGTATAAAGATAATATTATACCTCTACCTCAAAGAGATTTGCTTAGGAGTGCTACGTTAAAAGTTGCGACTGATACTGGTGAATTTATTTATCTACGGATGAAATTAAAGTTTAAGGATATTTCTGCTTTTTATTATGACCCCGTCAGAAAAAGTGTCCGAAGTGTCAAAGCACTTGAATATGATACATTTAGGCGCTTCTATGGATCTTGTAACGAGCCCATGTATTGTCTCGAACCTATTCCGGATCACATTGAGAGTCTCATGTCTCTTAAGGACATTTGTTCACCCTTTGTGTGA